The following is a genomic window from Bordetella petrii.
CATGGCGGTGGCGCGCGCCGCGGCCGACGAGTCCGGCCTGTCGCTGTACCGCTATTTCGGCGGCAGCGGCCCCATGAGCATGCCCGTGCCCATGATGAACGTCATCAATGGCGGCGCGCATGCCAACAACACGCTCGACCTGCAGGAACTGATGATCCTGCCGGTGGGCGCCACCAGCTTCCGCGAAGCCCTGCGCTGGGGCGCCGAAGTGTTCCACGCCCTGAAGAAGCTCATTCACGGCCAGGGCATGTCCACCGCCGTGGGCGACGAAGGCGGTTTTGCGCCCAACGTGCCCAACCACGAGGCCGCCATCCAGCTGATCCTGAAGGCCATCGCCGAAGCCGGCTACGAGCCGGGCTCGCAGATCGCGCTGGGCCTCGATTGCGCCAGCTCCGAGTTCTACCGCGACGGCAAGTACACGCTGGCCGGCGAAGGCGGCCTGTCGCTGTCGTCGCAAGAGTTCGCCAACCTGCTGGCCACGTGGTGCGACAAATACCCCATCATCAGCATCGAAGACGGCATGGCCGAAAACGACTGGGAAGGCTGGAAGCTCCTGACCGACCAGCTCGGCAAGAAGGTGCAGCTGGTGGGCGACGATCTCTTCGTCACCAACACGCGCATCCTGAAAGAAGGCATCCAGAAGGGCGTGGCCAACTCGATCCTCATCAAGATCAACCAGATCGGCACCCTGACGGAAACCTTCGCTGCCATCGAAATGGCCAAACGCGCCGGCTATACGGCCGTGGTGTCGCATCGTTCGGGCGAAACCGAAGACTCCACCATCGCCGACATCGCGGTGGCCACCAACGCCATGCAGATCAAGACCGGCTCGCTGTCGCGTTCCGACCGCATGGCCAAGTACAACCAGCTGCTTCGCATCGAAGAAGAGCTGGCCGAAGTGGCCTCTTACCCGGGCCTCGACGCGTTCTACAACCTGCGTTAACCACGTCGGCCGGGCGCGGCGCGCCCGGCCCTTGCGGTTGGCCGCCATTGTTCAGGGTGTACGCATATGCGCCTGTTGTTCCTGGTGCTGCTAGTCTTGCTGGGCCTGATCCAGTACCCGCTCTGGCTGGGCAAGGGTGGCTGGTTCAAGGTATGGGACCTGCAGCGCCAGGTGGCCGCGCAACACGAGACCAATGATGGCCTGCGCGCGCGCAACGCGGCGCTCGAGGCCGAAGTGCGCGACCTCGCCACCGGCGTGGGCGCCATCGAAGAGCGCGCTCGCAGCGAGCTCGGCATGATGCGTGAAGGCGAGGTCTTCGTGCAGATCGTGCCCCCCGGCACGCCCGTGCCCCAGCCGGCCCCCGGCGCCCCAGGCCAAACCGCCTCCGCGCCACGCCGCTGACGACAGGCGCCATGCTCCCGGTAGGCCGCCGCCCAGCGTCGCAGCGCATGCGGGTTCACGCCGTGGCGTTGCGCCACGGCTTCCAGTCCCAAATCGCCCCGGCAATACTCCTCGACCGCTGCAAATTTGGTCTGTTCGCTGTACTTCACCATAAAAATACCCCCATAAGTTGGTATCCAACTTTTGGGGGTCACTTCACGGCAGGTGCCTGACACCGAAGCGGGCAGCAGTTGCTCCAACCTCGGCAGGTGCCTGACACCGAAGTGGGCAACAGTTGCTCCAACCTCGGCAGGTGCCTGACACCGAAGTGGGCAGCAGTTGCTCCAACCTCGCGGTGTCTGACACCCTGCGGGAGTCAGACACCTGGGCCAGCTGGCCGCTCAGATGCGACCGCATTTCAACGGATGCCGGCCCCCCGTTTGCGCACCCAACCGCCCCCAGACAGTGTCAGGCTTCCCGTTTACGCACCCAACCGGCCCGCAGACAGGTGTCAGGCTCCGGCAGGTGCCTGACACCGAAGTGGGCAGCAGTTGCTCCAACCTCACGGTGTCTGACACCCTGCGGGAGTCAGACACCTGGGCCAGCCGGCCGCTCAGATGCGACCGCATTTCAACGGATGCCGGTCCCCCGTTTGCGCACCCAACCGCCCCCAGACAGTGTCAGGCTTCCCGCTTGCGCACCCAACCGGCCCCCAGACAGGTGTCAGGCTCCGGCAGGTGCCTGACACCGAAGTGGGCAGCAGTTGTTCCGGCAGGTGCCTGACACCGAAGTGGGCAGCAGTTGTTCCGGCAGATGCCTGACACCGAAGTGGGCCGCAGTTGTTCCAACCCCACGGCGTCTGACACCCTGAGGGAGTCACGCACCCGGAACGTGTTCCGTGAGAATAAACCACCTGAACTCCACCGCCTGAATCGGCTTTTCACGGCCCGTCGCGGGCGCAGTTCCAGCTTCCGTACACCACCGGCCCTTGCCGTGCGGCGGGTGGCGCATGCCAATCGACTGGATGCGACTGCATTTCGATGCGCAGTTCCAGTTGCAGGGCCAGCAGCCCGCTTTGCAGGGCGCGTTGCGCGCAAGAGCCGGCAGGCCGGCCCATTTGCCGCAGCAGCGCGCGGGTTATCGGCGCCAGCGGCCGGTGCAGGGCGGTCAGGCGCAGGTGCAGGGTGTTGGCATCGAATATCGTGGGGCCGCCCGCCATGGCGCCGCGCGCTGCGTGCTGTTCGGCCTGGTAGTCGTTGCTGACGGCGCGACGCCCGGAAACGCCGGCCACCTTCAGGCCAGGGCGGGCGTGGGCCTGGAAGGCGGCCGCGCCGGGCTGCAGTACTTCGATGCGCCATGGCGGCATGCCGGCCGTTGCACCGTCCGTCCGGGCGAATGGCTGCAAGGCTTGTTTGTATGCACGGGCAATGGCCGCTGGCTGGCCATGCTGCGCGGCGCCGGCGCGGGCGGCGTCGAGCAGGGCGACATAGGCCAGTTGCCGCGCCAGGTGCCAGTGCACCGCCTCGGCGGCCAGCACGCCCAGCAGTAGCAGGGGCGGGGCGGCCAGGGCGAATTCCAGCAACGCGGCACCGCGGCTGCGCCTCGGCATGCCACGGCGCAATTGTGCAGAAGTCTGGTAGCGCATCGCCGCAGTGTGCCTGCCACGACCTTGGCCGTCGATTGTGGCATCTACGCCTGGCCAAATCCGCGCGGCCGCCGCAAGGCGAGCAGCGCGCGGCGCTTCGACAGTGGCGCTCAGTGCACCGTTGGAGGATCCTGCTCGGGCATCGGCTTGGCCGGGGCGAACAGTCCCGAGCAGTCGACCGCGTCGAATTCATACGGCTTGCCGCAGAAATCGCAGGTGACGCGCACGTTGCCTTGCTCGGCCAGAATGTCCTGGACTTCGCGCTCGCCCAGCGTGCGCAGCATGGACGACACGCGCTCGCGCGTGCATGTGCAATGCCAGCGCACGGGAATGGGCTCGAAGGCGATCAGGGTTTCTTCCCAGTACAGCCGGTGGATCAGAGTGTCGATGTCGGTGCGGACCAGTTCGTCGGGCTCGAGTGTGTTGGCCAGCACAATGGCGCGCTCCAGCGTGTCGGCGGTGCTTTCGGCGCGCGCCGCGCCGCCCTGGTCGGGCAGCCGTTGCACCAGCAGGCCGGCGGCATACTGCGTATCGGCCTGCAGCCACAGGCGGGTATCGAGCTGCTCGGAGGCTTTCATGTAGTGCTGCAGGGCTTGCGCCACGGTGTCGCCTTCCAGGGGCACGATGCCCTGGTAGGTTTGCTGGCCTGGCACCTTGCGGCGCGGGTCCAGCACCACGATGAAGCGGCCCTGGCCATCGGGATTGAGCAGGCTTTGCATATTGCCGTCGGCCGGCACCGCGTGGCCCTCGCGTATTTTCACGGTGGCGCGCAGGCTCAGGTCTGACTGGCATTCGACCACCAGCAGCGCGATAGGTCCGCTGCCCTGGATCTGCAGCAGCAGCGACCCCTCGAACTTGATATTGGCCGCCAGCAGTGCCGCGGCCGCCATCAGTTCGCCCAGCAGGCGCTGGACGGCGGGCGGATACTGGTGGTTTTCCTGGGCGGCCAGCCAGGTGTCGTGCAGCCGTACGGCCTGGACCCGCACCGAGCGGTCTTCGAACAGGTATTTCTTGAGTTGATCGGTCATGGAGGAATGTTAGCCGATCGCCCGGTTCCGTCGCGTCAGCCGATGCGCTTGAGCGCCTGTTTGTAGTGCCGTCCGCGCGTTTCGTAGTGGCGCGTGTTCTTGTGCATGGTGGCGATTTCCTCGGCGGTGAGCTCGCGCACCACCTTGCCGATGCCGATGACCAGCGAATTATCGGGAATGATGCGGCCCTCGGGGATGATGGCTCCCGCGCCCACCAGGCAGTTGCGCCCCACCACGGCATTATTCAGCACGATGGCCTGCATGCCGATCAGGGCGCCTTCATGGATGGTGCAGCCGTGCAGCATGGCCTGGTGCCCCACCGTGACCCCCGGGCCGACCGTCAGCGGACAGCCCTCGTCGACGTGCAGCACGCTGGATTCCTGGATGTTGCTGCCCGCCTGGATGACGATGGGCGCGTTGTCGCCCCTGATGGACACGTGCGACCAGATACTGACGCCGGCCTGCAAGGTGACGTCGCCGATGATGTCGGCGCTGTCGGCGACGTAGACAGTGGGGTCGATGGCAGGCGTTTGCTCGTCAAGCTGGTAGATGGGCATGCAACGGTCTCCGGTATGCAATCAGGCCTGGGTGGCGGCCGCCCGCGCTTCTTCGCGCTGGCGCAGCACCCTGCGCTGGATTTTACCGGTGGTGGTCATGGGCAGCTCATCGATGAACTCGATTTCCTTCGGATACTCGTAGGGCGCCAGGCGGTCGCGCACGTGCTCTTGCAAGGCCTGGATGAGCTGGGCCTGGTCGTGGCCGGCGTATTCGGGGGTCAGCACCACGTAGGCCTTGACCAGCGCGCCCCGCTCGGCATCGGGCTTGGGCACTACCGCGGCATTGGCCACGGCGTCGTGCCCCAGCAGGCAATTTTCGATTTCGCCCGGGCCGATGCGGTAGCCGGCCGACTTGAACACGTCATCGGCGCGGCCCGCATACCATAGGTAGCCGTCGGCATCGATGCTGGCCAAGTCGCCGGTGCGGCACCAGTCGCCGGTGAATTTGGCCTGGGTGGCGGCCTCATTGCGCCAGTAGCCCAGGAACAGAATGGGGTCGGGAAAACCGTGGATATCGTACCGGTTCAGAGCAATTTCGCCGGTTTCGCCCGGCGCGACCGGCTGGCCCGCGTCATCGATGACAGCCACCTGGTGGCCCGGGTAGGGGCGTCCCATGCTGCCCGGCCGGGCCGGCCAGCGCAGGCGGCTGTTGCCCACCAGGTAGTTCATTTCGGTCTGGCCGAACATTTCGTTGGGGGTGATGCCCAGCGCGGTCTGGCACCAGGAAAACACGGTTTCGCCCACGCTCTCGCCCGCGCTCATGACCGCCCGCAGGGCCAGCCGGTAGCGGCTGGCGGGCTCGGGCACCGCCTTCATCATCATCTTGAGCGCGGTAGGGAACAGGAAGGTATTGGTGACCTGGTAGCGCTCCATCAGTTCGAAGGCCCGCTCGGGCGTGAAGCGCCCGCGCGTGCCCACGATGGGGTGGCCGAAATACAGGGTGGGCAGCAAGGCGTCCATCATGCCGCCGGTCCAGGCCCAGTCGGCCGGCGACCAGAATACGTCGTTGGGCTTGGGGAACCAATCTTGCGAGGCCACGAAGCCCGGCAGGTTGCCGATCAGGACGCTGTGGGGCAGCAGGGCGCCCTTGGGGGCGCCGGTGGTGCCCGACGTGTACAGCAGGATGGCCGGGTCGGACGCGCGCGTGGGCACGGGCTTGAATTCGCCGGGCTGGCGGGCCAGCAGGCTGCGCCACGGCAGCACGCGCTCGTCGGCGAAGCCGATGCCGATGATCTGGTGCAGGTTGGGGCAGTTGTCGCTGATGGCCAGCAGGTTGGCGCTGGAGGCGTAGTCGACGATGGCGATCCGGGCGTCGGAGTCGCGCAGCCGGGTTTCCAGGGCTTCCGGGCCGAACAGCGACGACAGGGGCACGACCACTGCGCCGACGCTATAGATGGCCATGTGCGCCACGGCCGTCTCGGGGCGTTGTCCTAAAACCACACCGACACGGTCGCCGCGCTCGACGCCCATCTTGACCAGGCCATTAGCCAGTTGGTTGGCTGCCTCGGCCAGGCGCGCGTAGGTCCAGACTTCGCGGTTGCCGGCCTCGTCTTCGTAATAGATGGCGATGCGCCGGGCGTCGGAGCTGCTGGCCGCCCAGCGGTGGCAGCAGGCTTCCGCAATATTGAATTGGGTCGGCACCAGCCAGCGGAATGATTGGTAGAGCGCGTGATATTGGTCGTTCATGGCCCTATGTTGTAAGCGCGCCGGCGACCGTCCCCTGGGGATGCCGCCTGGGACCGGGATGCCCCAAGTGCAAGCATGACCTAGAGGGCCGCGAACTGCAACATTCCCGTGCGGCTAACGGGGACGTATAAGGGTTTTTACGGGTGTTTGTCCTGTCGGCGCAAGGCCGAGGGCAAGGCCGGCAGCGACAGCGGCCGGCGGCCGCGCGCCACGGCCGCCCCGATTTCGCGCCGGGCATGCTGCGCGGCCCAGTCCAGCAGCACCAGTTGGCCGTCGTGCGATTCGGCCAGGGCCGACAGGCTTTCCACCCAGTCGCCGTCATTGCAGTACAGCACGCCACCCACTTCGCGCAGCTCGGGCTTGTGGATATGGCCGCACACCACGCCGTCCAGGCCCCGGCGGCGCGCTTCGCCGGCCAGGGTTTCCTCGAAGTCGGTAATGAACGCCACGGCGTTCTTGACCTTGTGCTTCAAGTACTGCGATAGCGACCAGTAGTGCAGGCCGAGCCGGTGCCGCAGCCGGTTGAAATGGTGGTTCAGCCACAGCGCCGACTGGTACAGCGTATCGCCCAGATGGGCCAGCCATTTGCTGTGCTGGATCACGCCATCGAACTGGTCGCCGTGCAGCACCAGCAGGCGCTGTCCGCGCGCCGTCACGTGCACCTCTTCGTCCAGGATCTCGATGTCGCCGAAGGCGTATCCGATGAACTCGCGCGCGAACTCGTCATGGTTGCCCGGCACGAACACTACCCGCGTGCCGTTGCGGGCTTTGCGCAGGATGCGCTGCACGACATCGTTGTGGGCGCGCGGCCAATGCCAGTGTTTGCGCAATTGCCAGCCGTCGACAATGTCGCCCACCAGGTACAGCGTGTCGGATTCGTTGCGTTCCAGGAAATCCAGCAGGAATTCCGCCTTGCACCCGGCCGTGCCCAGGTGCAGGTCGGAAATCCAGAGTGTGCGCCAGTGGGTAGGGCGGACTTCGTTCACGTGGGCATCCCGCGGGGCTGTCGTCATGCCCAGGGATGTAATCATCCAGGCGTGACGCCAGTGTGACCGCCGGATGACGCCGTTGTGACGGATGCGTCCCTGGCGACGCCTCAGGCCTTGCGCGGCGGCGCGTTGCGCAGGCGCGTGCCCAGCAGCCGGTCGTGCAGGAACTGCCCATCGCGGTCGAACCACGACCAGACGAAGATGGCAAAAGGTGCGGCGACGATGAACATGTCTACCGATTTCCAGCCGGTAGCCGCCGAGGCAACGCCCACGATGCCCGCCCCCACCAGCACGGGCGGCCAGGCTAGCGCGTAGCGCGCCATCAGGCGCGGCACCGAAGGCGGCCGGCCATCGCGGTCGACAAGCCGGATGTTCCAGGTTTTCATGGGCAGCGTCTGGCCCTTGCGGCGCCAGCACAACACGAAGTAGGCCCCAATGGCGAGGAACAGCCATGCCTGGCGGGCGTGGCGCAACATCAGGGCGTGCCGGCTCTGGGTAAGCGTGTCGAACAGGTAGCCGGCCAGGAACACCACGCCAAACAGCAGCACGGCTTCGTACATCATGCAGGCAAAGCGGCGCAGCCGGCTGGGGGTTTGTTGGGGGTCGATGTCGGTCATGGGGGCGTATTATCCCGCATCCCGATCGGGTGAAAAAACAACTCTCGCGCCGCGCCGTGTGGGCGGGCTAGTTGGGGGAGCATTCTTGTCCGCAGGGGGCCGTGGGCAAAAAAAACCCACCGTTGCGGGTGGGTCTTAAAAGGGGCTGTAGCAGCCCCCAAGGGGAAATCGGTATGTGGCGCGGCCTGGCTTCTGGCTTCAGGCGGCCGAGTGCGCGGCCTTGGCGCCGGCGGCTTCGCGGGCCACCAGGGACTTGATGCCCTTGCCCAGCTTGCGCAGGCCCGAGGCCAGGGCGCGCATGGGACGGGGGCGGAATTGTTCTTCGATGGCTTGCAACATCAGCTGACGCTCGAGTTCGTCGGTCAGTCGGACGGTGGGGTTGACGTTGATCACGATAATTCCAGGGCTTGCGTAAATTTAAAGCGGTGTGTTTCGCTACGGGTTAACCCGAATTTTAGGGTTAACCCTGAATTTATGCAAGAGCCTGGTGCAACGCGCGCAATTTTGGTGCCGATAATGCGCCAGTTCGGCGCCTTGTGGCTTCCCGGCCACAATAGAGGCGCCAGATTGCAGCTTTCTTACAACGCCGGGTCGGGCCGTTCCCGGTAGCTGGCCGCCACCAGTTCGAAGCCGAACAGGCGGCAGTCGAGCGCGCCGTTGTACAGCGGCGTACGGCGCAGCGGCTTCAGGCGCAGGCGTTGCGGCAGGTCGCGGTCGCTCGAGATGGCGTGCACCTGCCAACCAGCGAATTCCCGCTTCAGGTGGGTTGACCAGGTTCGCCAGAGGTCGTCATCATCGGCCGGCAGACGTTCCCCGTAGGGGGGGTTGGTGACGATCCAGCCGTGCTCGGCCGGGGCCGGCACCTGCCGGGCATCGCCCACTTCGAAGCGGATGGTGTCGGCCGTCAGCCAGGCGCGTTCGGCATTGTTGCGCGCGTACTCGATGGCCATCGGGTCCAGGTCGTAGCCCACCAGCGGCGCATCCAGGCTGGGCAGGATGCGCGCGCGGGCGTCGTCTTTCAGGTCATGCCAGCGCCGCGCGTCGTGGCCGCGCAGGCGCTCGAAGCCGAACGGGCGCGAAATGCCCGCCGGCACGCCCAGCGCGATCCAGGCGGCCTCGATCAGGATGGTGCCGCTGCCGCAGAACGGGTCGAGCAACGGGGCGGCGGGGTCCCAGCCGGCCAGCGCCAGCATGCCGGCGGCAAGGTTCTCGCGCAGCGGCGCTTCGCCCTTGTCCAGCCGCCAGCCGCGCTTGAACAGCGATTCTCCCGAAGTGTCGAGGTACAACGTGGCGGTGTGGCCGGTCAGGAACAGGTGCACGCGCGCATCGGGCCGCACGGTGTCGATGCTGGGCCGTTCGCCTTCCAGTTCGCGCAGGCGGTCGCAGATGCCGTCTTTTGCGCGCAGGTTGCAGTAGTGCAGGCTTTGCACCGGGCTCTTGATGGCCGAGGTGTCCACCCGCAAAGTCTGCTCCGCGCCGAACCAGCGTTCCCAGGGCACGCTGCGGGCCAGATCGAGGATGTCGTCTTCGTGCGAGATTTCCGCGTGCGCCACTTGCAGCAGAATGCGGGTGGCCAGCCGCGAGTACAGGTTGGCGCGTTGCATGCCGGCCCAGTCGGCGCTGAAGTGGCAGCCCGCGCGGCCGGCGCGCGCGTCGGCAAAACCCAGCGCCTGCATTTCGGCGGTCAGCGCGGCCTCCAGCCCTTGCGGGCAGGGGGCGAAGGCCTCGAACGTTTCGGCTTCGCGCGCGGCGCGTGGCTGGCGGCGGCGCACGGCGGGCTGCTCGGCGTATTCTTCGGCTGCTGGCTCGGGTTGGGGGCGGGGCCGGGGCCGGGGCTGTGTCACGGGCGGCGCGGCCGGCTCTGCGGTGCGCCGTTGGGCTTTTTCCCGGGCAAGTTCCATTTGCGCGGCCGACCGCGCGCGCGCGCCGCTGCGGGTGCGCTTGGAACCGCGCTCGGCGGCGTGGGCGTCGCGCGCCGTTTTCTTGACCGTCAGCGTTTTGCGGCGGTCTTGTTCATCAGAGGACATACGAATCCGGGCCTGTGGCCAGGCAGGTGGTCAGAAGGGCTTGAGCACTACCAGCAGCACCACCGCCACGAGCAGCAAGACGGGAACTTCGTTGAACCAGCGGTAGAACTTGTGCGAGCGCGTGTTGCGGCCTTGCTCGAATTTGCGCAGCATCACGCCGCAGGCATGATGGTAGCCGATGATGAGCAGCACGAAGAACAGTTTGGCGTGCATCCAGCCATTGCCAGGACCCATGCCGATGCCGTAGCCCACGTAAAGCCACAGGCCTAGCGCCACGGCGATGACGGCCAGCATGGTGGTGAAGCGATACAGGCGGCGCGCCATGCTGACCAGACAGGACTGTACGGCGTGGTCGGGCTGCTGGGCCAGATTGACGTACAGGCGCGGCAGGTAGAACAGCCCGGCGAACCAGGACGCGATGAAGACGATATGAAAGGCCTTGACCCAGAGCATGGCGGGCGTCCGATGGGGCGTAGTGATGGCTGTATTGTAGTCAAGGATAGTGGGGGCTGTTTGGGTCGGGTGTTTTGGTTCTTGTTGTTTTGGTTCTTGCGTCGCCTTGCCGTTTCGGGGTGGGGGCTGGGCGAAGCCCGTCGGGCTCGGGCGCAACCGGGCGCCCTCGGCCTGCTGCGCAGCTGCCCCGCCGGTCAACTCGCCCAGCCCCCACCCCGTAACGGCAAGGCTGGCAGCGTTTCAATATGGCGTAACGCCATGGCGCTTTGCCGCGGCTTTCGCTTCATCCTCCCACAGGGATCGCCGTCCAGATGCAGAGTGCAGTGGCTGCTTCGAATTCACCCGCCCCCAGTTTCGCGTAGTTCGCCAAGCGGCGGCGGCGCGTTGGGCGACGGGGCAGCCTGCGTAGCAGGCCGAGGGCGCCTGGTTGCGCCCGAGCCCGGCGCACGGGCGCCGCCGCCGCTTGGCGAACTGCGCGAAACGGCGCAAGAACTCCCCCCATCAGATCACATACAAATCCACATACTCGTGCACCGGCATGGCCTCCAGCGTTTGCTGGTCGAGCGATGCCGCCAGGATGCGCGCCTGTTGCCGGGGCGGGAAGATGCGGGCCAGGTTGGTGCGGAATTTGGCTTCGAGCAGCGGGATGCCTTCCTGGCGGCGCCGCTTGTGACCGATGGGATACTCGCAGACGATCTCGTCCAGCCGGGTGCCGTCGTTGAATTCGACCGTCAGCGCATTGGCGATCGAGCGCTTGTCGGGGTCATGGTAGTCGCGCGTGAAGGCCGGGTCTTCAACGCACACGATCTTGTCGCGCAGCGCATCGATGCGCGGGTCGCGCGCCACGTCGTCTTCGTAGTCGGCAGCCGTCAGGCGCCCGAACAATACGGGCACCGCCACCATATACTGGATGCAGTGGTCGCGGTCGGCGGGATTGTTCCGCGGCCCCTTCTTGTCGATGATGCGAATGCAGGCCTCGTGCGTGCGGATGGTAATCCGGCTGATGTCGCCGGCTGACTTGCCGGCAGCCTGCAGCCGCTTGTGGATATCCATGGCGCATTCCACCGCTGTCTGCGCGTGGAACTCGGCCGGGAAAGAAATCTTGAACAGCACGTTCTCCATCACGTAGCTGCCGTAGGGGCGCTGGAACTTGAACGGCTGGCCCTTGAACAGCACATCGTAAAAGCCCCAGGTCTTGGTGGTAAGCACCGAGGGGTAGCCCATCTCGCCGGTACGCGCCATCAGCGCCAGGCGTACCGCGCGGCTGGTGGCGTCGCCCGCCGCCCAGCTCTTGCGGCTGCCGGTGTTGGGGGCGTGGCGATAGGTGCGCAGGCTTTGTCCGTCGACCCAGGCCAGCGACACCGCATTGATGGTTTCTTCGCGGTCCAGGCCGAGCAGCTGCGCCACCACCGCGGTGGTGGCCACCTTGACCAGCACCACGTGGTCCAGCCCCACCTTGTTGAACGAATTTTCCAGCGCGATGCAGCCCTGGATTTCATGCGCCTTGATCATGCCCGCCAGTACGTCGCGCATGGTCAGCGGCGCCTTGCCGGCCGCGATGGCGTTGCGCGACAACCAGTCGGCCGTGGCCAGGATGCCGCCCAGGTTGTCGGAGGGGTGGCCCCATTCGGCCGCCAGCCAGGTGTCGTTGAAATCCAGCCAGCGGATCATCGCGCCGATATTGAATGCGGCCTGTACCGGATCGAGCTGGAATTGCGTGCCAGGCACCTTCGCGCCGTTGGGCACCACCGTGCCCGGCACAATGGGCCCCAGCAGCTTGCGGCAGGCCGGGTATTCCAGCGCTTCCAGGCCGCAGCCCAACGTGTCGATCAGGCAGTTGCGGGCGGTTTCGTAGGCCAGCTTGCTGTCGATTTCATAGCCCAGGACGTAGTCGACGATATCGACCAGGACCTGGTCCGGCTCGGGGCGGATATTCGAGACAGGGGTAGACATGGCGGCTCCTTGGAGAGGGCGGGCCGGCGCGGCACGCGCGTCGCGGCCGGAAGGGGGCAACAACCAAACAGGGGAAGGAACCCCAAAACAGGCTGATTGTCGACAATCTAGCCCTAAACCAGCGGAATGGCTATAATTTCCCCAGCTATAACGCGTGAATTGTCAACATGGACACCAAAATCCTGACACTGCCCGTCGCAGCCGAAGGCGAGGCCGAAACCCTGTCGGACCACGTTTTCCGCAAAATCCAGGCGGCCATCGTCAAGGGCGAGATCGCGCCGGGCAGCAAGATGTCCGAACCCGAACTCGCGCGTACCTACGGCATCAGCCGCGGGCCGCTGCGCGAAGCCATCCATCGGCTCGAGGGCCAGCGGCTGCTGGTGCGCGTGCCGCACGTGGGCGCGCGGGTCGTGTCGCTCAGTCAGCAAGAACTGTGCGAGCTCTACCAGATCCGCGAATCCCTCGAAGGCATGGCCTGTCGCCTGGCGGCCGAGCGCATGACGCCCGCCACCGCGGGCGAACTGCGCCGCGTGCTCGAGGCACACGAACGCGACGAGGCCTTCCAGGCCGGGCGCGGGTATTACCTGCAAGAAGGCGACTACGACTTCCACTACCGCATCGTCCAGGCCAGCGGCAACCAGATGCTGATCCGCCTGCTGTGCGACGAACTTTATCAACTGGCGCGCATGTACCGCATCCAGTATTCGGCCACGCCCAACCGACCCCGCCAGGCGTACGCCGAGCATCACCGTATTCTCGACGCCATCGCCGATGGCGACGGGGAATTGGCGGAACTCCTGATGCGCAGGCACATCCGCGCATCGCGTCTCAACATTGAACATCACATCGCACAGGGCAACCTGCAGCGCACCGAGGCATGAACACAAAATACCGCAAGCCCCTGCCGGGCACCGACCTGGAATACTTCGATGCGCGCGCCGCCGTTGAGGCGATCGCGCCCGGCGCCTACGACGGCCTGCCATATACATCGCGCGTGCTGGCTGAAAACCTGGTGCGCCGCTGCGATCCGGCGCTGCTCGACGACGCGCTGCGCCAGCTTGTCGAGCGCCGTCGCGATCTCGATTTTCCGTGGTTCCCGGCGCGCGTGGTGTGCCACGACATCCTGGGCCAGACCGCGCTGGTAGACCTCGCCGGCCTGCGTGACGCCATTGCCGACAAAGGCGGCGACCCGGCGAAGGTGAATCCGGTCGTGCCGGTGCAGTTGATCGTCGACCACTCGCTGGCGGTCGAGCATGGCGGCTTCGAGCCCG
Proteins encoded in this region:
- a CDS encoding THUMP domain-containing class I SAM-dependent RNA methyltransferase, whose translation is MSSDEQDRRKTLTVKKTARDAHAAERGSKRTRSGARARSAAQMELAREKAQRRTAEPAAPPVTQPRPRPRPQPEPAAEEYAEQPAVRRRQPRAAREAETFEAFAPCPQGLEAALTAEMQALGFADARAGRAGCHFSADWAGMQRANLYSRLATRILLQVAHAEISHEDDILDLARSVPWERWFGAEQTLRVDTSAIKSPVQSLHYCNLRAKDGICDRLRELEGERPSIDTVRPDARVHLFLTGHTATLYLDTSGESLFKRGWRLDKGEAPLRENLAAGMLALAGWDPAAPLLDPFCGSGTILIEAAWIALGVPAGISRPFGFERLRGHDARRWHDLKDDARARILPSLDAPLVGYDLDPMAIEYARNNAERAWLTADTIRFEVGDARQVPAPAEHGWIVTNPPYGERLPADDDDLWRTWSTHLKREFAGWQVHAISSDRDLPQRLRLKPLRRTPLYNGALDCRLFGFELVAASYRERPDPAL
- a CDS encoding bifunctional 2-methylcitrate dehydratase/aconitate hydratase; the encoded protein is MSTPVSNIRPEPDQVLVDIVDYVLGYEIDSKLAYETARNCLIDTLGCGLEALEYPACRKLLGPIVPGTVVPNGAKVPGTQFQLDPVQAAFNIGAMIRWLDFNDTWLAAEWGHPSDNLGGILATADWLSRNAIAAGKAPLTMRDVLAGMIKAHEIQGCIALENSFNKVGLDHVVLVKVATTAVVAQLLGLDREETINAVSLAWVDGQSLRTYRHAPNTGSRKSWAAGDATSRAVRLALMARTGEMGYPSVLTTKTWGFYDVLFKGQPFKFQRPYGSYVMENVLFKISFPAEFHAQTAVECAMDIHKRLQAAGKSAGDISRITIRTHEACIRIIDKKGPRNNPADRDHCIQYMVAVPVLFGRLTAADYEDDVARDPRIDALRDKIVCVEDPAFTRDYHDPDKRSIANALTVEFNDGTRLDEIVCEYPIGHKRRRQEGIPLLEAKFRTNLARIFPPRQQARILAASLDQQTLEAMPVHEYVDLYVI
- a CDS encoding GntR family transcriptional regulator; this translates as MDTKILTLPVAAEGEAETLSDHVFRKIQAAIVKGEIAPGSKMSEPELARTYGISRGPLREAIHRLEGQRLLVRVPHVGARVVSLSQQELCELYQIRESLEGMACRLAAERMTPATAGELRRVLEAHERDEAFQAGRGYYLQEGDYDFHYRIVQASGNQMLIRLLCDELYQLARMYRIQYSATPNRPRQAYAEHHRILDAIADGDGELAELLMRRHIRASRLNIEHHIAQGNLQRTEA
- a CDS encoding CopD family protein; its protein translation is MLWVKAFHIVFIASWFAGLFYLPRLYVNLAQQPDHAVQSCLVSMARRLYRFTTMLAVIAVALGLWLYVGYGIGMGPGNGWMHAKLFFVLLIIGYHHACGVMLRKFEQGRNTRSHKFYRWFNEVPVLLLVAVVLLVVLKPF